The genomic segment GACCATCCACCGCCTCCGAGTTCTGCTGGTTTCCTTGCCCATGCTTGAGCCTTTTGACCTATGTTAAGACAATCATTTATCGTGTCATTTAGATATTGTTCTGCAATTGCCCCCGATCTTGAAATGAAGATATTGATTGCAACTGCAATTGCTATTGTTACTATAATTGCTCCAAGGACCAAGAGTAACAGCTGTTGTTGTCCCATTTTTTGAATCTCCTTTTTATTTTCTCACCTTCAAGATTACAATTATTCCCCCAAGCAAAAAGACAAGGTTCGCAAGCCAAGCTGCTATTAGTGGATGTAGGATACCGGCATAACCAAATGATGTGCTTATTTTCATAAAAATGAAATATAAAAATGCGATAAGCAAACTCAAGCCGAATTCCATCGCAAGCCCTGCTCTTTTTTTCTGCGACGCAAGCGCAACTCCAAAAAGAACAACTATGAAGTTTGAAAATGGAAATGAAATTTTTGAATGATAATCTGTTAACCACCTTGATGGGTTGTTCCCACTTCGTATTTGATCTTGAATAAACTCTCCCATTTCGCTAAGATTCATTTCGTCCGGTTTCATCTGTTTTCGCTTTATATCTATGGGTTTAAAATTTAACTTTCCGATGTTAAAGGTATCTATCTTTTCAACTATTTCACCTTCTGAGTGAAATTTACGATATACACAATTAATAAGCAACCAGTTTTCGCTCAAGCTATCCCATTTCATTGCAGGAGCTGTATATCTTGCGACGACTTTAGTTAGATCATTTGGGTCAAAATCTTGGATGTCAACTCTATGGGCTACATTTAGCTCGTCATCAAAGTATCCAATTGATAATAATCTCGTGTATGAATCTTGAATATAAATGTTGTATTTTCCCCAAGATTCAAGATGCTTGCGCATGTAAACTCTTTCAAGATTTAACTTCTTTTTATTTGTCTTTGGAACGATCCAGCTGTTGAAATAAACCGACAGAAAGCTTAATATAAGCGATATGATCAAAAAGGGAAGCATCAATCTGTATAAGCTTACTCCAGAAACTTTGATTGCTGTAAGTTCATTTAAATTTGACATTCGTCCAGTTGTGAAAAGACACGAAAGCAAAACAGCAACCGGCAATGTAAGCTTTATGATTTCTGGCGAGTAATATAGATAATACTTTAAGATTATTGAAAACGAAACTTTCTGGTCAATGAAATCGTCAAGGTTCTCCATTAAATCAACAAGGATAAAGATGAGTATGAAGGCAACAAGTCCGAAAATTAGCATTTGAATGAACTCTTTCGTGATGTAGATGTCAATTATTTTCAGCTTATCTCGCATATCTATCAGTTAAAATTTCTTCTTCTTCTGGTATCCCGAGCCATGTTTTGAGCTTTTTGGGCATGATTTCTTTTATACGATACCAGTCAATTATCATTGCTTCTTTTCCCATTCTTATGGTTAGATAAACTCCAAGTGCTCCGACAACGAAATTAGCGATCCACATGCTTAAAAACGGAGAAAGCAAGTCCCTATCCGCAAGCTTTTCTCCACCGATTAAACAAGCCCAATAGAATAGAAAGAAGAATAAACTTAAACTTGCAGCAACCCCGAAGTTTCCTCTTCTTGCCATCATTCCAAGAGGAGCCCCAACGATTACAAACACAACGCAAGCAAATGGAATAGCGTATTTTTTATGAACCTCAACCATATATGTATCTATTGAGCGATTGTAATATTCAATCTGCGTTATGTAGTTTTTCAAGATTGCATTTAAGCTTATTAATTTTTGCGTGCTTGAGACAAGGGCGTCGTAATCGCTAACTGGACCTTGAACAGGTGTTTGATAAAACGATGACGACATTATTGTTTTCCCTGAAAATGGTTCTTTTAGATTTGTGAGGGCAATTGAATTTAAACTTTCATAAATTTTCTTTTGAATGTTTTTTAAGCTATCAACGATCCTTAGCATATCTTCGGCGCTTAGCTCGCGGTCGCCCCTTTGAAAGGCATTGTCAGCTGAACGTTCAAATCCGAAGCCTTCAACCTCCATGACGACTCTATATTTTTGGTATTTTACTATCCTGTAAAGATTTTTATTTTCCGCGTCTTGTTCATGTATTTCGCCATTTTCAAGGTCCATAATGAGCTTTTTGTAATCTGGGGTGAAAGAAATTTTCCCGCGCCTTGCTGTTATGATTACTTGTCTTGTTGGGTCAGAATAGTTGTAAATTGTTGCATCTTCAAATTCATTTGAATGTTCATATGTTTTCCTGACAATTATCGCATAGCCAGTTATATCCGTTGAAAATATCCCAGGGTTCAATGTAAGCGTTGGTTTTTTCCTGTGTATGTCTATCATTAAAACTTTCAATCTGTGATTTGCGTCGGGCAGAACTTTGTTGTTGAAAATTATAAGCAAACCAGTTAAAACGAGCGAGACAAGCAAAACTGGAAACATCATTTTATATAAACTTACACCACTTGATTTCATCACTGTTACTTCGTTATTCGCGGATAGATTACCAAAAGCCATCAAAACCGCAACAAGGACAGACATAGGCACAGCTAAAACAACGATCCACGCGAGATTCAAAACTATTAACTCCGCTATGACCCAAAAACCAAGCCCTTTCCCGATCAGTTGATCAATATATTTCATCAAAAATTGAAGAAGGAAAATAAGTATCAGCGTGAACATTGAAAAAAAGAAAGGACCAATATGAGCACGAAGTATGTAAAGATATAAAATCATACTTTGCTTGCGAATTTTTTGTGGTGTTTAATTTTGTTTAAGGTATTAGGCAATGCATTCAATCTTAATTTAACTTGCACCGACATTTTTCTTGGGAATTATAATTTTAAACTTTGTCCCAACTCCGACTTTTGAGTCAATATCAAATTCAACGCCATAAATTTTCAAGCTGTGATATGTTATCGTCAATCCAAGCCCAACTCCTCTCAATTCATTTAGGTTGTTTCCTGCCTTTGTCGTGAAGAAAGGTTCAAAAATCTTGTCTTTGATCTCGTCTGGTATTCCACATCCCGTGTCCGCGATTTCAATATAGATGTTCGTTTCGTCTTCCCAAGTTCTCACTCCTAAAATTTTTTTCTCAGATTCAATCATAGCGTCAACCGCATTTCTCAAAATGTGCGAAATTGAGTTTGAAAAATCAGAATAAACTGCTTCTATCACAAGTGGTTTTTCACATAAATTGATATCTTTTTCAACCTGATGCTTATAAAATGGATCAAATTCAAGTGTGTCAAGCTCTTTTCTTATCAAGTCGTTCAGATCAAATCTCTTTTTGTTTTTATCAACTTCCTCTTTTGTTTTAATTGACAGATTTTCAATAATTTGGTTGATCCTTTCAATTTGTTTCATTAACCTTTCAATATGTTCAGATTCAATCCCTTTCCTTTTCAGCGATTGTAGGCCAAGATTTAAGACGGCAAGTGGATTTTTCAAGTTGTGAGCTATTCCGCCTGCGAGTCGTCCAATTGAAGCGAGCCTATATTCCTGCCAAAGCTTTAGTTCAATTTTTCTTTTTTCATCTTGTAGTTTCTTCAAATCGCTCACATCGTTTATAACGGCGATACACTTTCCAAGCTTAGGATCGTTTAATTTTTGGGTTACCGAGATTAAAAGTTTTTTCCCTTTGTATTCCGCTTCAAAAGTTCTATCCGAATATGTTGGCATTCCAGATCCAATTGAAATGTCTCGTCTGCATATTTCTTCAATGATTGAAGAGTTTATAAAATTTTTTAAGTTTTTCCCCTCAATTTCTGTTTCAAAAATTTCAGATGCTGTTTCGCTTGCAAACAATATATTAAGCTGCTCATCCAGTACGAGAAGCCCCGCTGGTGTTAAATGAACAAATTTTTTGTATTTTTCTTCCGATTCTTTTAACTCAGAAATTAAAAGTAGGTTTTCAACACCAAAGGCAATCTGTTGGGCAAGTATATTCAGCGTAGAGATTTTCCCTTCGTCAAAAGGTATTTCATCTGATTTATAAACGAGCTCAATTAAACCGATAAGTTTATCTCTGATATGTAGCGCAACTTCAACGAAGATCCTGAAATCGTGGTTAAAAATTTCACTTCTTAACTTGGTGCTTGCTTTCGTTGGATTTTGATAAATCGTGAGTTTTGGATTAGTTATTATTTCGGTCGCAAAATCCTCCCCGAATTTTAAAACCTTGAACTTTTCAAATGGATTTTCGTCCCCAGTCCTTAAAAACGAATAGTGGAGATTTAAAGAGTTTTCTTTGGCGTCGTAGATGAAGAAATTAATTGCGTCGGCTTTAAATAGTTTAGAAAGGTATTTTGAGATCTGTTTAAAAAGCAGGTTTAAATTTTTTGACGAGTTTAGTTCTATGAGTATGGCATTTATCGTTTCAAGTTCTTCGTTTTTTTGTCTTATCTCCTCATATGCTTGATTTAGCTCAAATAATTTGTCTTCAAGTTTATGGACAAGTCGTGCATTGTATTCCGCAAGGTAAGCTGATTCATCAATTTTTACTTCGCTATACAATCTTTTTGAGGTGGCTTCTTTACGAATTGCGTTATTTATCCTTTTGAGTAATTCGTTAAATTTTATCGGTTTTACAATGTAATCTTCTGCACCGAGTTTTAATCCAAAGATTCTATCTTCGTCGGAAACATAGCTTCCGGTGTAGAAAATGAATGGAATATGGCTTAATTCAGGGTTAGATTTAACCTCATGACAAAACTTGAAACCATCCATTACCGGCATTAAAATGTCTGATATAATCAAAGCGAAATCCTTCCTTTGCTGTAAGATCTCAATTGCTTGTTTG from the Candidatus Kryptonium sp. genome contains:
- a CDS encoding LptF/LptG family permease, giving the protein MILYLYILRAHIGPFFFSMFTLILIFLLQFLMKYIDQLIGKGLGFWVIAELIVLNLAWIVVLAVPMSVLVAVLMAFGNLSANNEVTVMKSSGVSLYKMMFPVLLVSLVLTGLLIIFNNKVLPDANHRLKVLMIDIHRKKPTLTLNPGIFSTDITGYAIIVRKTYEHSNEFEDATIYNYSDPTRQVIITARRGKISFTPDYKKLIMDLENGEIHEQDAENKNLYRIVKYQKYRVVMEVEGFGFERSADNAFQRGDRELSAEDMLRIVDSLKNIQKKIYESLNSIALTNLKEPFSGKTIMSSSFYQTPVQGPVSDYDALVSSTQKLISLNAILKNYITQIEYYNRSIDTYMVEVHKKYAIPFACVVFVIVGAPLGMMARRGNFGVAASLSLFFFLFYWACLIGGEKLADRDLLSPFLSMWIANFVVGALGVYLTIRMGKEAMIIDWYRIKEIMPKKLKTWLGIPEEEEILTDRYAR
- a CDS encoding response regulator; translation: MNILVVDDNAEARKLLSELLIKSGFNVFEAENGKQAIEILQQRKDFALIISDILMPVMDGFKFCHEVKSNPELSHIPFIFYTGSYVSDEDRIFGLKLGAEDYIVKPIKFNELLKRINNAIRKEATSKRLYSEVKIDESAYLAEYNARLVHKLEDKLFELNQAYEEIRQKNEELETINAILIELNSSKNLNLLFKQISKYLSKLFKADAINFFIYDAKENSLNLHYSFLRTGDENPFEKFKVLKFGEDFATEIITNPKLTIYQNPTKASTKLRSEIFNHDFRIFVEVALHIRDKLIGLIELVYKSDEIPFDEGKISTLNILAQQIAFGVENLLLISELKESEEKYKKFVHLTPAGLLVLDEQLNILFASETASEIFETEIEGKNLKNFINSSIIEEICRRDISIGSGMPTYSDRTFEAEYKGKKLLISVTQKLNDPKLGKCIAVINDVSDLKKLQDEKRKIELKLWQEYRLASIGRLAGGIAHNLKNPLAVLNLGLQSLKRKGIESEHIERLMKQIERINQIIENLSIKTKEEVDKNKKRFDLNDLIRKELDTLEFDPFYKHQVEKDINLCEKPLVIEAVYSDFSNSISHILRNAVDAMIESEKKILGVRTWEDETNIYIEIADTGCGIPDEIKDKIFEPFFTTKAGNNLNELRGVGLGLTITYHSLKIYGVEFDIDSKVGVGTKFKIIIPKKNVGAS
- a CDS encoding LptF/LptG family permease; this translates as MRDKLKIIDIYITKEFIQMLIFGLVAFILIFILVDLMENLDDFIDQKVSFSIILKYYLYYSPEIIKLTLPVAVLLSCLFTTGRMSNLNELTAIKVSGVSLYRLMLPFLIISLILSFLSVYFNSWIVPKTNKKKLNLERVYMRKHLESWGKYNIYIQDSYTRLLSIGYFDDELNVAHRVDIQDFDPNDLTKVVARYTAPAMKWDSLSENWLLINCVYRKFHSEGEIVEKIDTFNIGKLNFKPIDIKRKQMKPDEMNLSEMGEFIQDQIRSGNNPSRWLTDYHSKISFPFSNFIVVLFGVALASQKKRAGLAMEFGLSLLIAFLYFIFMKISTSFGYAGILHPLIAAWLANLVFLLGGIIVILKVRK